A genomic stretch from Kribbella amoyensis includes:
- a CDS encoding SRPBCC domain-containing protein, which produces MAGIVATAEIDVQAPPARVWAVLTDPDQIRRFMFGAEVRTDWQVGSPIVWAGDYEGRAYEDKGEILAFEPERLLKVTHYSPLSGQPDVPENYHTLTYELAAQGDGTRLSLSQDNNASEEEAAHSRGMWEQMVKNVKEAAEDS; this is translated from the coding sequence ATGGCCGGAATCGTGGCCACCGCGGAGATCGACGTCCAAGCACCGCCGGCCCGGGTCTGGGCGGTCCTCACCGATCCGGACCAGATCCGGCGGTTCATGTTCGGGGCCGAGGTACGGACGGACTGGCAGGTCGGGAGCCCGATCGTCTGGGCCGGGGACTACGAGGGACGGGCCTACGAGGACAAGGGGGAGATCCTCGCGTTCGAGCCCGAGCGGTTGCTCAAGGTGACGCACTACAGCCCTTTGAGTGGTCAGCCCGACGTCCCGGAGAACTACCACACGCTCACGTACGAACTCGCCGCGCAAGGCGACGGGACGCGGCTCTCGCTGAGCCAGGACAACAACGCCAGTGAGGAGGAAGCAGCCCACAGCCGGGGCATGTGGGAGCAGATGGTCAAGAATGTGAAAGAGGCCGCCGAGGACTCTTAG
- the metG gene encoding methionine--tRNA ligase, with protein MVHILAAVAWPYANGPRHIGHVSGFGVPSDVFARYQRMAGNDVLMVSGTDEHGTPILVQAEREGVSPQELADRYNQVIVEDLHGLGLSYDLFTRTTTRNHYAVAQELFRTVHRNGYLVTRTALGAISPSTGRTLPDRYIEGTCPICGYDGARGDQCDNCGNQLDAIDLRNPHSRINGETPVFVETEHFFLDLPALADALGSWLGTRTDWRPNVLKFALNLLDDVRPRAMTRDIDWGIPVPLPGWEENQGKRLYVWFDAVIGYLSASIEWARRTGDPDAWRAWWCDPAALSYYFMGKDNITFHAQIWPAELLASAGRGARGGTPGEYGVLNLPTEVVSSEFLTMEGRKFSSSRSVVIPVRDVLERYGPDPLRYFIAAAGPETQDTDFTWSEFVRRNNDELVGTWGNLVNRTASMIARNFGAIPAAGPLTDADHELLGRSRDAFGLVGEHLGRHRLRQAVGSALRVAADANQYLSQQAPWKETDRERQGTILHVAAQVVADSNRLLAPFLPHGAQRVHEALGGTGVFTDQPEIREVADLDGGPGYPVITGDYDRTTSWSSRPVVPGTPVAAPTPVFTKLAPSVVDEELARLG; from the coding sequence ATGGTCCACATCCTGGCCGCGGTGGCCTGGCCTTATGCGAACGGGCCGAGGCACATCGGGCACGTGTCCGGTTTCGGCGTACCGAGCGACGTCTTCGCGCGGTACCAGCGGATGGCCGGGAACGACGTGCTGATGGTGTCGGGGACGGACGAGCACGGCACGCCGATCCTGGTCCAGGCCGAGCGGGAAGGGGTCAGCCCGCAGGAACTCGCTGATCGGTACAACCAGGTGATCGTCGAGGACCTGCACGGCCTCGGCCTGTCCTACGACCTGTTCACCCGCACGACGACGCGAAATCACTACGCCGTCGCCCAGGAGTTGTTCCGGACCGTGCATCGCAACGGGTACCTGGTCACCCGGACCGCGCTCGGGGCGATCTCGCCGTCGACGGGGCGGACCCTGCCGGACCGGTACATCGAGGGCACCTGTCCGATCTGCGGGTACGACGGGGCGCGCGGCGACCAGTGCGACAACTGCGGGAACCAGCTGGACGCGATCGACCTGCGGAACCCGCACAGCCGGATCAACGGCGAGACTCCGGTGTTCGTGGAGACCGAGCACTTCTTCCTCGACCTGCCCGCGCTCGCGGACGCGCTCGGCTCCTGGCTCGGGACCCGGACGGACTGGCGGCCGAACGTGCTCAAGTTCGCGCTGAACCTGCTCGACGACGTCCGGCCGCGGGCGATGACGCGGGACATCGACTGGGGCATCCCGGTCCCGCTGCCGGGCTGGGAGGAGAACCAGGGCAAGCGGCTGTACGTCTGGTTCGACGCCGTCATCGGGTACCTGTCCGCGTCGATCGAGTGGGCCCGGCGGACCGGTGACCCGGACGCCTGGCGCGCCTGGTGGTGCGATCCGGCCGCGCTCTCGTACTACTTCATGGGCAAGGACAACATCACCTTCCACGCCCAGATCTGGCCGGCCGAGCTGCTCGCGTCCGCCGGTCGCGGGGCGCGCGGTGGGACGCCGGGGGAGTACGGCGTGCTGAACCTGCCGACCGAGGTGGTGAGCAGCGAGTTCCTGACGATGGAGGGCCGCAAGTTCTCCTCGTCCCGGTCGGTCGTGATCCCGGTGAGGGACGTGCTCGAACGGTACGGACCGGACCCGTTGCGGTACTTCATCGCCGCGGCCGGACCGGAGACGCAGGACACCGACTTCACCTGGTCCGAGTTCGTCCGCCGGAACAACGACGAGCTGGTCGGCACCTGGGGCAACCTGGTGAACCGGACCGCGTCGATGATCGCCCGGAACTTCGGCGCGATCCCGGCGGCCGGGCCGCTGACCGACGCGGACCACGAGCTGCTAGGCCGGAGCCGGGACGCGTTCGGCCTGGTCGGCGAGCACCTCGGCCGGCACCGGCTCCGGCAAGCGGTCGGCTCGGCGTTGCGGGTCGCCGCCGACGCGAACCAGTACCTCTCGCAGCAGGCGCCGTGGAAGGAGACGGACCGGGAGCGGCAGGGCACGATCCTGCACGTCGCCGCGCAGGTGGTTGCCGATAGCAATCGTCTGCTCGCGCCGTTCCTGCCGCACGGCGCCCAGCGCGTGCACGAGGCGCTCGGCGGGACCGGGGTGTTCACGGACCAGCCGGAGATCCGCGAGGTGGCGGACCTGGACGGCGGACCCGGGTACCCGGTGATCACCGGCGACTACGACCGCACGACTTCGTGGTCCTCGCGTCCGGTCGTGCCCGGGACACCGGTGGCGGCGCCGACGCCGGTCTTCACCAAGCTGGCGCCGTCCGTCGTCGACGAGGAGCTGGCCCGGCTGGGGTGA
- a CDS encoding discoidin domain-containing protein: MSIFRRSRVLAVLALALAGSAAAVAPPVSAAPAPIPVQVLSLTDLHGYLSETENLTIAGPSGSLAVGGAGYLKAHLDRLRAGQPNSFLIGSGDQFSGWPDYTQAFANEPTIEVLNALGLDFDVAGNHEFDREFPFLRRMMSGACYGKPGFDTCFPDSTGKPFHGTDYAYHAANVVDPKTKQPALAPYWVTSVPNPAGGSVKVGFIGLGFPGTPTETLSITGSGYEFQALVGAANRAAAELDAQGVKSIVVSMHEGGQQDGLFNDCKNPSGPIFDAARAMSPSIDAILGGHWHTAFNCSIPDPEGTPRPVLEASNHGRVLGEVNLSIDPATGDVIRSATTSANHAVTKNVTPDPAIQKMVKYWTDRWTARQGEPLATIDRDLDFSTTAESRTGNFVADLYRSAAAGKSAGAAEFALVPADLGVDVIAAGLNYAPGTNANDRPGRVLYGEAWPVAGISPITTLSLRGSTIDAVLEQQWLPPAYGCRRSSSLAVSGNVRYTYDEGKPVGQRVDPAKVLIDGKPLDANRTYRVATSAAMPLHGTQYGYPGFEQFDRLVRAPKMGQEVFLNHLRTNPAIKAPALGRVTAIPGTPPPVDGPFGPLVLLPQEEMTATATSEGNAANKAAGALDGKCSTLWHSAWSPYAPLPQSITLDLGRSREIEALVYTPRQDAAVPNGRISSYDVQVSEDGTTFTSATTGSWDGSVDAKIARLPDGTTARYVRLVGLEGGAGYAAAAELNIALSQGS, from the coding sequence ATGTCGATCTTCCGAAGGTCCCGTGTCCTCGCCGTGCTGGCCCTCGCCCTGGCCGGGTCCGCTGCCGCGGTGGCGCCGCCGGTGAGTGCCGCGCCGGCGCCGATCCCGGTGCAGGTGCTCAGCCTGACCGATCTGCACGGCTACCTCTCCGAGACCGAGAACCTGACCATCGCCGGGCCGTCCGGGTCCTTGGCGGTCGGCGGCGCGGGGTACCTGAAGGCGCACCTGGACCGGCTCCGGGCCGGGCAGCCGAACTCGTTCCTGATCGGGTCCGGGGACCAGTTCAGCGGCTGGCCGGACTACACCCAGGCGTTCGCGAACGAGCCGACGATCGAGGTGCTGAACGCGCTCGGGCTCGATTTCGATGTCGCCGGCAACCATGAGTTCGACCGGGAGTTCCCGTTCCTGCGCCGGATGATGTCGGGCGCCTGCTACGGCAAGCCCGGCTTCGACACCTGCTTCCCGGACTCGACCGGGAAACCCTTCCACGGCACGGACTACGCGTACCACGCGGCGAACGTGGTCGACCCGAAGACCAAGCAGCCGGCCCTTGCGCCGTACTGGGTGACCAGCGTGCCGAACCCGGCCGGTGGGTCGGTCAAGGTCGGGTTCATCGGGCTCGGGTTCCCGGGAACACCGACCGAGACGCTGTCGATCACCGGCTCCGGGTACGAGTTCCAGGCGCTGGTCGGGGCCGCGAACCGGGCCGCCGCCGAACTCGACGCGCAGGGCGTGAAGTCGATCGTGGTGAGCATGCACGAAGGCGGCCAGCAGGACGGGCTGTTCAACGACTGCAAGAACCCGAGCGGCCCGATCTTCGACGCCGCCCGGGCGATGTCGCCGAGCATCGACGCGATCCTCGGCGGCCACTGGCACACCGCGTTCAACTGCTCGATCCCCGACCCCGAGGGCACCCCGCGACCGGTCCTGGAGGCGTCCAACCACGGCCGCGTCCTGGGCGAGGTGAACCTGTCGATCGACCCGGCGACCGGCGACGTGATCCGCTCGGCGACCACCTCGGCGAACCACGCGGTGACCAAGAACGTCACGCCCGACCCGGCGATCCAGAAAATGGTCAAGTACTGGACGGACCGGTGGACCGCGCGCCAGGGCGAGCCGCTGGCCACGATCGACCGGGACCTGGACTTCTCCACCACCGCGGAGAGCCGGACCGGGAACTTCGTCGCCGACCTGTACCGGTCCGCGGCCGCCGGCAAGTCCGCCGGGGCCGCCGAGTTCGCCCTGGTCCCGGCCGACCTCGGCGTCGACGTGATCGCGGCCGGGCTCAACTACGCCCCCGGCACCAACGCGAACGACCGGCCCGGCCGCGTCCTGTACGGCGAGGCGTGGCCGGTGGCCGGTATCTCCCCGATCACCACCCTGTCGCTGCGGGGTTCAACCATCGACGCGGTCCTCGAACAGCAGTGGCTGCCACCCGCGTACGGCTGCCGCCGATCGTCTTCGCTCGCGGTGTCCGGCAACGTCCGCTACACCTACGACGAGGGCAAGCCCGTCGGTCAGCGGGTCGATCCGGCCAAGGTCCTCATCGACGGCAAACCGCTGGACGCGAATCGCACGTACCGCGTCGCCACCAGTGCCGCGATGCCCTTGCACGGCACGCAGTACGGGTACCCCGGCTTCGAGCAGTTCGACCGGTTGGTGCGCGCGCCGAAGATGGGCCAGGAGGTGTTCCTCAACCACCTGCGGACGAACCCGGCGATCAAGGCGCCGGCGCTCGGGCGGGTGACCGCGATCCCGGGGACGCCGCCGCCCGTCGATGGTCCGTTCGGGCCGCTGGTGCTGCTGCCCCAGGAGGAGATGACGGCGACCGCGACCAGTGAGGGCAACGCCGCGAACAAGGCGGCCGGCGCGCTCGACGGCAAGTGCTCGACGCTCTGGCACTCCGCGTGGAGCCCGTACGCCCCGTTGCCGCAGTCGATCACGCTGGACCTCGGCCGGAGCCGCGAGATCGAGGCGCTCGTCTACACACCGCGCCAGGACGCCGCCGTCCCGAACGGGCGGATCTCCTCGTACGACGTCCAGGTGAGCGAGGACGGTACGACGTTCACCTCGGCCACGACCGGGAGCTGGGACGGGTCCGTCGACGCGAAGATCGCGCGGCTGCCCGACGGGACCACGGCCCGGTACGTCCGGCTGGTCGGGTTGGAGGGCGGCGCCGGGTACGCGGCCGCGGCGGAGCTGAACATCGCGCTCAGTCAGGGTTCCTGA
- a CDS encoding helix-turn-helix domain-containing protein, which yields MTEAAESEHDLATRMLIELYSEIPPPGKLVTGHFHNGGDYRVVRPDGVGSWYLLYTAGGTGHYQIGRDGITLRHGDLILVSPGTEHDYGTVGTYWENWWAHFQPRRDWHAWWSLPEAMPGLSYVRLTRPADTDRVVSAFTRLHRDAQRAGLSPTGDTELQLLEQNLAVQLTMNGIEEVLLVATSSLRRDNRQLDARVQLVLDAITSDPARPHTLNALAGLAQVSVSRLAHLFKAQVGDSIMNVVVGLRLQRAAELLTATDMSIGQVARAVGFESPHYFSRQFGRHFGLPPTTYRDSVRNPD from the coding sequence ATGACAGAGGCTGCTGAATCCGAGCACGATCTTGCTACCCGGATGCTGATCGAGCTCTACAGCGAGATCCCGCCGCCGGGCAAGCTGGTCACCGGGCACTTCCACAACGGCGGCGACTACCGGGTGGTCCGGCCGGACGGCGTCGGCAGCTGGTACCTGCTCTACACGGCCGGCGGGACCGGGCACTACCAGATCGGCCGGGACGGGATCACGCTGCGGCACGGTGACCTGATCCTGGTCAGCCCGGGGACCGAGCACGACTACGGCACCGTCGGCACCTACTGGGAGAACTGGTGGGCGCACTTCCAGCCGCGCCGGGACTGGCACGCCTGGTGGTCGTTGCCGGAGGCAATGCCGGGGCTGTCGTACGTGCGGCTGACCCGGCCGGCCGACACCGACCGGGTCGTCTCCGCGTTCACCCGGCTGCACCGCGACGCGCAGCGGGCCGGGCTGTCACCGACCGGCGACACCGAGCTCCAGCTGCTCGAGCAGAATCTCGCCGTCCAGCTCACCATGAACGGCATCGAGGAGGTCCTGCTGGTGGCGACCAGCAGCCTGCGCCGGGACAACCGGCAGCTGGACGCCCGGGTCCAGCTGGTGCTGGACGCGATCACCTCGGACCCGGCCCGGCCGCACACGCTGAACGCGCTGGCCGGGCTCGCGCAGGTCTCGGTGTCCCGGCTCGCCCACCTGTTCAAGGCCCAGGTGGGCGACTCGATCATGAACGTCGTGGTCGGGCTCCGGCTGCAGCGCGCGGCCGAGCTGCTGACGGCGACCGACATGTCGATCGGGCAGGTCGCCCGGGCGGTCGGGTTCGAGTCGCCGCACTACTTCAGCCGTCAGTTCGGCCGGCACTTCGGCCTGCCCCCGACCACCTACCGCGACAGCGTCAGGAACCCTGACTGA